One segment of Campylobacter hominis ATCC BAA-381 DNA contains the following:
- a CDS encoding Fur family transcriptional regulator yields MDYVSMIKDCGLKATPQRICILKILANHKHPTMDELYEQIRKNYSTVSLATVYKNISVLIDKGIVVEVNAPNQKVKFDIFEHHHMHIVCEKCGAVRDVDFDGKLLDKFQEAFDRKIGNITKRFNVVATTEDCELCR; encoded by the coding sequence ATGGATTATGTTTCTATGATTAAAGATTGCGGTTTAAAAGCCACTCCACAACGAATTTGTATCTTAAAAATTTTGGCGAATCATAAGCATCCTACGATGGATGAGCTTTATGAACAAATTAGAAAAAATTATTCTACCGTTTCACTTGCTACAGTTTATAAAAATATAAGTGTACTTATCGATAAAGGAATTGTAGTTGAGGTAAATGCTCCAAATCAAAAGGTAAAATTTGATATTTTCGAACATCATCATATGCATATCGTATGCGAAAAATGCGGCGCAGTACGCGATGTAGATTTTGACGGCAAACTTTTGGATAAATTTCAGGAAGCCTTTGATCGTAAAATCGGCAATATCACAAAGCGGTTTAATGTCGTAGCGACTACTGAAGATTGCGAGCTCTGTAGATAG
- a CDS encoding HIT family protein → MIYSDDLIFIEREISEIPWIKIFTHNAKKELSDCDECTQKRLFNAILICERAMREFYNPDKINIASFANYVPRVHFHVQARFKNDSFFPESMWGKKQRDAVLQLPNFDDFTEILVKRLKEKL, encoded by the coding sequence ATGATTTATAGCGATGATTTAATTTTTATTGAACGTGAAATCAGTGAAATTCCATGGATTAAAATTTTTACTCATAATGCAAAAAAAGAGCTTAGCGATTGTGATGAATGCACACAAAAAAGGCTTTTTAATGCGATTTTAATTTGCGAACGCGCAATGAGAGAATTTTATAATCCCGATAAAATAAATATTGCAAGCTTTGCAAATTACGTTCCGAGGGTGCATTTTCATGTGCAGGCACGTTTTAAAAACGACAGCTTTTTTCCGGAAAGTATGTGGGGCAAAAAGCAAAGAGACGCCGTTTTACAACTTCCGAATTTTGATGATTTTACTGAAATTTTAGTAAAACGTCTAAAAGAAAAGCTGTAA
- a CDS encoding RluA family pseudouridine synthase has protein sequence MENFAVKNLSSSIRLDIFLTKILKISRNKILNLIEENHIFVNNSVQNKASFKLKNDDIVGINFPLKKENENLKQNANFDIEILYEDDDLLVLNKPSGVVVHPAKSVKEPTLAEWLKQKKYMLSSINGDERAGIVHRLDKQTSGAILVAKTDFAHVKLAAQLKDKSMGRIYLAFLDLALKENVCVDRFIARNPSNRLKKAVVPPNENGARSAKSAFLNIANDTILQNFKPLNFSQNQTNFNLIAAKLFTGRTHQIRVHLSSINRHIIGDFLYGFKSDFDKIKRIFLHAYLLYFTHPRTNRQILISAKIPSEFKNLIEKSDFKDEIYEKILPSNLISAFDDCDQWMCLK, from the coding sequence TTGGAAAATTTCGCGGTTAAAAATTTGAGTTCATCTATTAGACTTGATATTTTTTTGACAAAAATACTTAAAATTTCACGCAATAAAATTTTAAATTTGATAGAAGAAAATCATATTTTTGTAAATAATTCGGTGCAAAATAAAGCTTCATTCAAGCTAAAAAATGATGATATCGTCGGTATAAATTTTCCTTTAAAAAAGGAAAATGAAAATTTAAAACAAAATGCAAATTTTGACATTGAAATTTTATACGAAGATGACGATCTGCTTGTTTTAAATAAACCGAGCGGAGTTGTAGTTCATCCTGCCAAAAGCGTCAAAGAACCGACTTTGGCGGAATGGCTGAAACAAAAAAAATATATGCTTTCAAGTATAAACGGCGATGAGCGGGCAGGTATAGTTCACCGTCTTGACAAACAGACAAGCGGTGCGATTTTAGTGGCTAAAACCGATTTTGCTCATGTTAAACTTGCCGCTCAACTTAAAGATAAAAGTATGGGGCGGATTTATCTTGCTTTTTTAGATTTGGCATTAAAAGAAAATGTCTGTGTTGACAGATTTATAGCAAGAAATCCGTCAAATCGCTTAAAAAAAGCGGTTGTGCCTCCAAATGAAAACGGTGCAAGAAGTGCCAAAAGCGCATTTTTAAATATTGCAAATGATACAATTTTGCAAAATTTCAAGCCTTTAAATTTCAGCCAAAATCAAACTAATTTTAATCTTATAGCAGCCAAACTTTTTACCGGCAGAACGCACCAGATAAGGGTTCATTTATCAAGTATCAATCGCCATATTATAGGCGATTTTTTATATGGGTTTAAGAGCGATTTTGATAAAATTAAAAGAATTTTTTTGCACGCTTATTTGCTTTATTTTACGCATCCGCGCACAAACAGACAAATTTTAATCAGTGCGAAAATACCGAGCGAATTTAAAAATTTAATAGAAAAATCTGACTTTAAGGATGAAATTTATGAAAAAATTTTACCGAGTAACCTTATTAGCGCTTTTGACGATTGCGATCAGTGGATGTGTCTCAAATAG
- the xseA gene encoding exodeoxyribonuclease VII large subunit, which translates to MTVSELNEQAKSLLESHFPSIEVVGEISRFTRQPTSGHWYFTLKDEKASISCAMFKSTALRVKFIPKDGLKVIITGKVSIYSPTGNYQIIAASMKLAGEGELEAKFSALKQKLSDEGLFAEEYKKPLPKFPQKIAFLTSLSSAAYQDMLRVARDRFALVKIDAYSVFVQGENTASSVISALKTADKKDYDCIIIARGGGSKEDLWGFNDENLARAIFAAHTPVISAIGHEIDFSISDFVADHRSLTPTAAMMDLLPDVNTLLQDLSGADNFLINFINSCFKKCENALNVANLSLKTKSVDSKILKFENDLREGESKLENFIKFRLSNFENRLNLNTQILKSKAKFFEITKNLVSISKDGKIVKLKDLKSGDNFEISSQEISKQAKIL; encoded by the coding sequence ATGACTGTAAGCGAATTGAATGAACAGGCAAAGAGCCTTTTGGAAAGTCATTTTCCAAGCATTGAAGTAGTAGGAGAAATTTCAAGATTTACAAGGCAGCCTACTAGCGGGCATTGGTATTTTACATTAAAAGACGAAAAAGCAAGCATTAGTTGCGCGATGTTTAAAAGTACAGCTTTAAGAGTTAAGTTTATTCCAAAAGACGGCTTAAAAGTGATTATAACAGGAAAAGTTTCAATTTATTCGCCGACAGGAAATTACCAAATTATAGCCGCTTCAATGAAATTGGCCGGTGAAGGCGAACTTGAAGCAAAATTTAGCGCCTTAAAGCAAAAACTTTCAGATGAGGGACTTTTTGCCGAAGAGTATAAAAAGCCGTTGCCGAAATTTCCTCAAAAAATCGCATTTCTTACAAGTCTAAGTTCAGCAGCTTATCAGGATATGCTTCGCGTTGCAAGAGATAGATTTGCCCTTGTAAAAATTGATGCGTATTCTGTTTTTGTGCAAGGTGAAAACACGGCTTCAAGTGTGATTTCAGCGTTAAAAACGGCGGATAAAAAAGATTATGATTGTATCATAATCGCAAGAGGCGGTGGCAGTAAAGAAGATTTATGGGGATTTAACGATGAAAATCTGGCAAGAGCTATTTTTGCAGCACATACACCTGTGATTTCAGCCATCGGACATGAAATTGATTTCAGCATAAGCGATTTTGTAGCCGATCACAGAAGTTTGACGCCAACGGCTGCGATGATGGATTTATTGCCGGATGTAAATACTTTGTTGCAGGATTTAAGCGGAGCTGATAATTTTCTTATAAATTTCATAAATTCCTGCTTTAAAAAATGTGAAAATGCTCTGAATGTGGCAAATTTATCATTAAAAACAAAATCAGTGGATTCTAAAATTTTAAAATTTGAAAACGATTTGCGCGAAGGCGAATCAAAGTTGGAAAATTTCATTAAATTCCGCTTATCAAATTTTGAAAACAGATTGAACTTGAATACTCAGATTTTAAAAAGCAAAGCAAAATTTTTTGAAATAACAAAAAATTTGGTAAGCATAAGTAAAGATGGAAAAATTGTAAAATTAAAAGATTTAAAAAGTGGCGATAATTTTGAAATCAGCTCACAAGAAATAAGCAAACAGGCAAAAATTTTATAA
- the serC gene encoding phosphoserine transaminase gives MNRVLNFSAGPSGIPLEVLKKAQDEFLSFQGKGYSIIEISHRSKVFEEVLHSAMQKVRDLYGFGDEYAVLFLQGGATLQFSQVPMNLYNGGVAEYVNTGNWTNKAIKEAKIRGINYKVIASSEETKFDRIPEFHFSDDADYGYICSNNTIYGTEYKEMPKCKCPLVVDSSSDLFSRPIDISNIGMFYGGIQKNGGPAGITLVVIRKDLAERVRSDVPTILRYKTQIEADSMSNTPNTFGIYMLNLMLEWIIKQGGLSEILKRNTKKAALLYSAIDEMSDFYKGHAQKSSRSLMNVSFNITKNGSELEPLFVKEAEKNGMIGLKGHRMLGGIRASIYNAVTLENVKTLVEFMKEFAEKNG, from the coding sequence ATGAACAGAGTTTTAAATTTCAGTGCAGGACCAAGCGGAATTCCGCTTGAAGTGCTTAAAAAAGCGCAAGATGAGTTTTTGAGTTTTCAAGGTAAAGGTTATTCAATAATCGAAATTTCACATAGAAGTAAGGTTTTTGAAGAGGTTTTACACTCTGCAATGCAAAAAGTGCGCGATTTATATGGTTTCGGCGATGAATATGCAGTGCTTTTTTTGCAAGGCGGAGCTACGCTTCAATTTTCGCAAGTTCCTATGAATCTTTATAATGGTGGTGTTGCCGAATATGTAAATACCGGGAACTGGACAAATAAAGCGATAAAAGAAGCAAAAATAAGAGGCATAAATTACAAAGTTATCGCAAGTAGCGAAGAGACGAAATTTGACAGAATTCCGGAGTTTCATTTTAGTGATGATGCTGATTACGGCTATATCTGTTCAAATAATACAATTTATGGAACAGAATATAAAGAAATGCCGAAATGCAAATGTCCGCTTGTTGTAGATAGTTCAAGCGATCTTTTTTCGCGTCCTATTGATATTTCAAATATCGGTATGTTTTACGGCGGAATTCAAAAAAATGGCGGTCCTGCCGGTATTACTTTGGTCGTAATAAGAAAAGATTTAGCGGAGCGCGTAAGAAGCGACGTTCCTACTATTTTGCGCTACAAAACTCAAATTGAAGCTGATTCTATGAGTAATACACCGAATACTTTCGGAATTTATATGTTGAATTTAATGCTTGAATGGATTATAAAACAAGGCGGGTTATCTGAAATTTTAAAACGAAATACAAAAAAAGCGGCGCTTTTATACTCCGCAATTGATGAAATGAGCGATTTTTACAAAGGGCACGCACAAAAATCAAGCAGAAGTCTTATGAATGTAAGCTTTAATATCACAAAAAACGGAAGCGAGCTTGAACCACTTTTTGTAAAAGAAGCTGAAAAAAACGGAATGATCGGACTTAAAGGACATAGAATGTTAGGTGGAATAAGAGCTTCGATTTACAATGCGGTAACACTTGAAAATGTAAAAACTTTGGTCGAATTTATGAAAGAATTTGCCGAAAAAAACGGTTAA
- the dxs gene encoding 1-deoxy-D-xylulose-5-phosphate synthase, translating into MDIKNKNLTELNELCKQIRERILEVVSQNGGHLSSNMGAVELIVAMHYVFDPDSDPFIFDVSHQSYAHKLLTGRWDEFSSLRQLGGISGYTKPKESKFDYFVAGHSSTSISLAVGAAKAIKLKGENRIPVALIGDGAMSAGMAYEAMNELGERKYPCIIILNDNEMSISRPIGAISKYLSQMMAGEFYQKFKGRVNQLLSYIPDGAAYMAKRFEEGFRLITPGMLFEELGLEYIGPVNGHDLADLISAFKVAKSMKKPVIVHTQTIKGKGYEKAEGFDEHWHGVGPFDLQSGEPKKHAKRSATQIYSEALLNLAAKHKNVVGVTAAMPTGTGMDKLIEAFPERFWDVAIAEQHAVTSMAAMAKEGFKPYITIYSTFMQRAYDQVIHDLAIMNLSAVIAMDRAGIVGEDGETHEGCFDISFLNAIPNVSMCAPRDEQSFKDMIEYSYVHEGLLAIRYPRGSFILHEQFKDAPKISRGKSVLLRENKNAKTALIGYGNGVGRAYEVSIKLDFETDLIDLVFAKPLDKEFLINLAKKDKIWYIFSDSVKKGGIGDILSAFLQENKIYDVEINTFEYDDKFLPHGKTPDVEYFLGLDIDSLAKKILNDKKY; encoded by the coding sequence GAATTAATAGTCGCTATGCATTACGTTTTCGATCCTGATAGTGATCCGTTTATTTTCGATGTCAGCCATCAAAGTTATGCTCACAAGCTTTTAACAGGACGTTGGGATGAGTTTTCTTCGCTTCGCCAACTTGGCGGAATAAGCGGTTATACAAAACCTAAAGAGAGTAAATTCGATTATTTTGTAGCAGGGCACAGTTCTACTTCCATTTCGCTTGCCGTAGGTGCTGCCAAAGCCATAAAACTAAAAGGCGAAAACCGCATTCCTGTAGCTCTTATAGGTGATGGTGCTATGAGTGCCGGAATGGCTTATGAAGCGATGAATGAGCTTGGAGAGAGAAAATATCCTTGCATAATTATTTTAAATGATAATGAGATGTCGATTAGCAGACCGATAGGCGCTATCAGCAAATATTTATCTCAAATGATGGCTGGTGAGTTTTACCAAAAATTTAAGGGCAGGGTAAATCAGCTTCTTTCATATATTCCTGACGGTGCCGCTTACATGGCAAAGCGTTTTGAAGAAGGATTCAGGCTTATAACTCCTGGGATGCTTTTTGAAGAGCTCGGGCTTGAATATATAGGCCCTGTTAACGGACACGATTTGGCTGATTTGATTTCCGCTTTTAAAGTTGCAAAATCTATGAAAAAGCCCGTTATTGTGCATACTCAAACCATAAAAGGCAAAGGTTATGAAAAAGCCGAGGGATTTGATGAACATTGGCATGGTGTAGGACCTTTCGATTTACAAAGCGGCGAGCCTAAAAAGCATGCCAAACGTTCAGCTACGCAAATTTATAGTGAAGCACTTTTAAATTTGGCCGCAAAACATAAAAATGTAGTCGGCGTAACGGCTGCAATGCCGACAGGAACCGGTATGGATAAATTAATCGAAGCATTTCCGGAACGTTTTTGGGATGTGGCGATAGCGGAGCAACATGCGGTAACTTCAATGGCAGCGATGGCAAAAGAGGGTTTTAAGCCGTATATTACGATTTATTCCACATTTATGCAGCGCGCTTACGATCAGGTGATTCATGATTTGGCGATTATGAATCTAAGCGCTGTAATTGCTATGGATAGAGCCGGGATTGTAGGTGAAGACGGCGAAACGCATGAAGGCTGTTTTGATATAAGTTTTTTAAATGCTATTCCAAACGTCAGTATGTGCGCGCCAAGAGATGAACAAAGCTTTAAGGATATGATCGAGTATTCTTACGTTCACGAGGGGCTTTTAGCGATTCGTTATCCTAGAGGAAGTTTTATTTTGCATGAACAATTTAAAGACGCACCGAAAATTTCTAGAGGAAAATCAGTTTTACTGCGAGAGAATAAAAACGCAAAAACTGCTCTTATAGGATATGGAAATGGTGTCGGCAGGGCTTATGAAGTAAGCATTAAACTTGATTTTGAGACCGATTTGATTGACCTTGTTTTTGCAAAGCCGCTGGATAAAGAATTTTTAATTAATCTGGCTAAGAAAGATAAAATTTGGTATATTTTCAGCGATAGCGTAAAAAAAGGCGGTATAGGCGACATTTTAAGCGCATTTTTACAAGAAAATAAAATTTATGATGTTGAAATTAATACTTTTGAATATGACGATAAATTTTTACCGCACGGCAAAACGCCCGATGTAGAGTATTTTTTAGGCTTGGATATCGATAGTTTAGCAAAAAAGATACTAAATGATAAAAAATATTAG
- the trmB gene encoding tRNA (guanosine(46)-N7)-methyltransferase TrmB has product MPNFIALKVRDMALPFKKGDIEFIEILNGRNVKMLLTRSFESIFFIIIKKSGDKFIIKGDKTTRPAKVAHLQKALEVFRDNFCNDIITQAFAFNPNSLIDAHSPIVGENEILEKISFANKSGIEILIEIGFGSGRHLLLEAENNKNALAIGIEVYKPATEQVAKLAVKRNLKNLFVLNSDARILFGLINSNSINKIFLHFPVPWDDAPHRRVVSGDFANECERILKKGGIFELRTDSKDYADFSKEIFEKLNGEIKTYKNRELAVISKYEDRWKKQNKDIYEVIFQNHKISAQNDEISDFCFENFNPLKISQNFKNETIKGDDFFAHFMEIFTSENVVYLKISLGAFDKPEICFVKISNEKTGYFLKFPLKTKQNFKAHKQINERLKIWLK; this is encoded by the coding sequence ATGCCTAATTTTATAGCACTGAAAGTGCGCGATATGGCGTTGCCGTTTAAAAAAGGCGATATTGAATTTATTGAAATTTTAAACGGTAGAAATGTAAAAATGCTTCTTACGCGTAGTTTTGAGAGTATTTTTTTTATAATTATAAAAAAAAGCGGTGATAAATTTATAATAAAAGGGGATAAAACTACGCGCCCTGCAAAAGTAGCACATTTACAAAAAGCGCTTGAAGTTTTCAGGGATAATTTTTGCAATGATATTATCACTCAAGCTTTCGCTTTTAATCCAAACTCACTTATAGACGCGCATTCACCGATTGTCGGCGAAAATGAAATTTTAGAAAAAATTTCATTTGCAAATAAATCAGGGATTGAAATTTTAATCGAAATAGGTTTTGGAAGTGGCAGACATTTACTTTTGGAAGCCGAAAATAATAAAAATGCGCTTGCAATCGGAATCGAAGTTTATAAGCCTGCCACTGAACAAGTTGCAAAACTTGCCGTAAAGCGAAATTTAAAAAATCTTTTTGTACTTAATTCGGATGCCAGAATTTTATTTGGTTTGATTAACTCAAATTCCATCAATAAAATTTTTCTTCATTTTCCGGTTCCTTGGGACGATGCACCGCATCGCAGAGTTGTAAGCGGTGATTTTGCGAATGAATGTGAGCGAATACTTAAAAAAGGCGGAATTTTTGAACTTCGCACGGACAGTAAAGATTATGCTGATTTTTCAAAAGAAATTTTTGAAAAATTAAACGGCGAAATAAAAACTTATAAAAACCGTGAATTGGCCGTAATCAGCAAATATGAGGATCGTTGGAAAAAGCAAAATAAAGATATTTACGAAGTAATTTTTCAAAATCATAAAATTTCCGCTCAGAATGATGAAATTTCAGACTTTTGTTTTGAAAATTTTAATCCGCTTAAAATTTCACAAAATTTTAAAAATGAAACGATAAAAGGTGATGATTTTTTTGCTCACTTTATGGAAATTTTCACAAGTGAAAATGTGGTATATCTTAAAATTTCGCTTGGCGCTTTTGATAAACCTGAAATTTGTTTTGTTAAAATTTCTAATGAAAAAACGGGTTATTTTTTAAAATTTCCACTTAAAACGAAGCAAAATTTTAAAGCTCACAAACAAATAAATGAAAGGCTGAAAATATGGCTGAAATAG
- a CDS encoding FtsW/RodA/SpoVE family cell cycle protein has protein sequence MFNRNILSHFDFIQPFLIIPLVILSHILIAEMSETLAFKQYIYFFSGFLAFLIFFLFPLRKFFWLIPIFYWINVALLFSVDIFGTSKLGAKRWIEIPFANFSVQPSEFMKPALILMLAYIIKKTPPPKEGYNTKNFIKLSFFILLPSVLILGEPDLGSALVLLFSGFGILFIIGTNKKIWISLIGATLILSPILYSNLHDYQKKRITEFLSEDKAYQVKQSIIAIGNGGLAGKDASEATQAHFKFLPIATSDFIFAYTVERFGFLGGVFVICMYMFLIFHLLSINHKDENDFFQKVTANGIAILIFVYVGVNISMVIGFAPVVGIPLPFFSYGGSSFITFMSLFGILQNLLTFKFKNAYNSVQIRI, from the coding sequence TTGTTTAACCGAAATATTTTATCACATTTTGATTTTATACAACCTTTTTTAATCATTCCGCTTGTAATTTTATCACATATTCTGATTGCCGAAATGAGCGAAACATTAGCTTTTAAGCAATATATTTATTTTTTTTCCGGATTTTTGGCGTTTTTGATTTTTTTTCTTTTTCCGCTTCGTAAGTTTTTTTGGCTGATACCGATTTTTTACTGGATAAATGTGGCGCTTTTATTCAGCGTTGATATTTTCGGCACAAGCAAACTTGGTGCAAAACGCTGGATTGAAATCCCGTTTGCAAATTTTTCAGTTCAGCCAAGCGAGTTTATGAAACCTGCGTTAATCTTAATGTTAGCTTACATCATAAAAAAAACGCCGCCTCCAAAAGAAGGATATAACACTAAAAATTTCATAAAACTTTCTTTTTTTATATTGCTGCCTTCTGTTTTAATCCTTGGCGAGCCCGATCTTGGCTCCGCTCTTGTTTTGCTTTTCAGCGGATTTGGAATTTTATTTATTATAGGAACAAACAAAAAAATTTGGATAAGCTTAATAGGCGCAACGCTAATTTTATCGCCGATTTTATATTCTAATTTACACGATTACCAAAAAAAGAGAATTACCGAATTTCTAAGCGAAGACAAGGCCTATCAGGTAAAACAATCCATTATAGCAATCGGCAATGGAGGACTTGCAGGAAAAGATGCAAGCGAAGCCACACAGGCGCATTTTAAATTTTTACCCATTGCAACAAGCGATTTTATATTTGCTTATACGGTTGAAAGATTCGGTTTTCTTGGCGGTGTATTTGTTATTTGTATGTATATGTTTTTAATTTTTCATCTTTTAAGCATAAATCATAAAGATGAAAATGATTTTTTCCAAAAAGTTACAGCAAACGGAATTGCGATTTTGATTTTTGTTTATGTCGGTGTAAATATCTCTATGGTTATAGGTTTTGCCCCGGTTGTTGGGATACCGCTTCCTTTTTTCAGTTACGGCGGAAGTAGCTTTATTACATTTATGTCTCTTTTTGGAATTTTACAAAATTTGCTTACTTTTAAATTTAAAAATGCCTACAATAGCGTGCAAATCAGGATTTAA
- a CDS encoding fibronectin type III domain-containing protein, with protein sequence MKKFYRVTLLALLTIAISGCVSNSVPGVLDENLPTVENIKTISATTSVGLEWPSYASNEAVTGFYLYRSTMDENEMKLVANIKDKYATHYVDDKLAPESTYKYMIKTYGKNGISQSGPVAVATTAKLLDSVPYAQAIYGLPERIKLIWRPHPDLRVSSYVIERSTPGKGNWSKRAEVKGRLSAEYIDEVGSNESYEYRIFVKTSDGMLSRPSQILSATTKALPAGIDGLSASQNEPKKIILNWNGTINDDFSTYRIYSSRFEIAGFTLLNETTNTTYEDLINENSAKRYYKITVVDKTGLESSNNDKAVLGKTLAAPEAPIINSVSFDGSAVNISWSSNDTRIISYYVQRSEFLGFAGSKKFENVSDTNFMDSNVERGKTYYYQVIGIDEFGIESNPSGKKSIEIK encoded by the coding sequence ATGAAAAAATTTTACCGAGTAACCTTATTAGCGCTTTTGACGATTGCGATCAGTGGATGTGTCTCAAATAGTGTTCCTGGAGTTCTTGATGAAAATTTACCTACCGTAGAAAACATCAAAACCATCAGCGCTACTACATCTGTTGGATTGGAATGGCCAAGCTATGCTTCAAATGAAGCCGTTACAGGATTTTATTTATATCGTTCTACAATGGATGAAAATGAAATGAAACTTGTGGCGAATATAAAAGATAAATATGCTACTCACTATGTTGATGATAAATTAGCGCCCGAAAGCACTTATAAATATATGATAAAAACATACGGAAAAAACGGAATTTCACAAAGCGGACCTGTTGCAGTCGCGACAACTGCCAAACTTTTAGATTCTGTACCTTATGCACAAGCTATTTACGGACTGCCTGAACGAATTAAACTTATTTGGAGACCGCACCCTGATTTGCGCGTTTCTTCTTATGTGATAGAAAGAAGCACTCCCGGTAAAGGAAATTGGAGCAAAAGAGCCGAAGTAAAAGGAAGACTTAGCGCCGAATATATCGATGAAGTAGGAAGTAATGAGAGTTATGAATATAGAATTTTTGTAAAAACAAGTGATGGTATGCTTTCAAGACCGAGCCAAATTTTAAGTGCCACTACAAAAGCTTTACCCGCCGGTATAGACGGACTTAGTGCCAGTCAAAACGAACCTAAAAAAATTATATTAAATTGGAACGGTACTATAAACGACGATTTCAGTACATATCGTATTTACAGCTCTCGCTTTGAAATTGCAGGCTTTACTTTGTTGAATGAAACTACAAACACAACTTATGAAGATCTGATTAATGAAAACAGTGCAAAGAGATATTATAAAATAACTGTTGTCGATAAAACCGGACTTGAAAGCAGCAATAACGACAAAGCGGTTCTTGGCAAAACACTTGCTGCGCCTGAAGCGCCTATAATAAACTCGGTTAGTTTTGACGGAAGCGCCGTAAATATTTCATGGTCATCAAACGATACCAGAATAATCAGTTATTATGTACAAAGAAGTGAGTTTTTGGGTTTTGCAGGAAGTAAAAAATTTGAAAACGTAAGCGACACAAATTTTATGGATTCAAACGTGGAAAGAGGCAAAACATATTATTATCAAGTAATTGGAATTGATGAGTTTGGAATTGAATCAAATCCAAGCGGCAAAAAGAGCATAGAAATAAAATAA
- the ubiE gene encoding bifunctional demethylmenaquinone methyltransferase/2-methoxy-6-polyprenyl-1,4-benzoquinol methylase UbiE yields the protein MEKQEQIVEMFNEIAPTYDKANRFISFGIDTSWRKKAVKIMLEKFRLKSIKIADVACGTGDMIGVWQEFAPKFDVKIEKLLGIDPSVGMLDVAKKRFPDLEFIVAKADNTTLNNDFVDILSISYGIRNVVKRAKALKEFNRVIKNGGYVVILEFTKRQNSGFVDNVRDFYISKILPKIGAFISKNRAAYEYLPNSIGNFLDKKSFVEELRCAGFEPEIVQGFSFDVSTLFVAKKVKEI from the coding sequence GTGGAAAAACAAGAGCAAATTGTTGAAATGTTTAATGAAATTGCCCCTACTTATGATAAAGCAAATCGCTTTATAAGCTTTGGAATAGATACTTCGTGGCGCAAAAAAGCTGTCAAAATTATGCTTGAAAAGTTTCGCTTGAAAAGCATAAAAATTGCAGATGTAGCTTGCGGAACAGGCGATATGATCGGTGTTTGGCAAGAATTTGCACCGAAATTCGATGTGAAAATTGAAAAGCTTCTTGGAATTGATCCAAGTGTCGGAATGCTTGATGTGGCTAAAAAAAGATTTCCGGATTTGGAATTTATTGTTGCAAAAGCTGATAATACAACTTTAAATAACGATTTTGTCGATATTTTAAGTATAAGTTACGGAATTAGAAATGTTGTCAAGCGCGCAAAAGCTTTAAAAGAATTTAATAGAGTTATAAAAAATGGCGGATATGTAGTTATTTTGGAATTTACAAAACGCCAAAATAGCGGATTTGTAGATAACGTGCGCGATTTTTATATTTCTAAAATTTTGCCTAAAATCGGCGCTTTTATTTCAAAAAACAGAGCAGCTTACGAATATCTGCCAAATTCAATCGGCAATTTTTTGGATAAAAAAAGTTTTGTGGAAGAACTGCGATGTGCAGGATTTGAGCCTGAAATCGTGCAAGGATTCAGTTTTGATGTAAGCACGCTTTTTGTTGCAAAAAAGGTAAAAGAGATTTGA